Proteins co-encoded in one Sulfuricystis thermophila genomic window:
- the gap gene encoding type I glyceraldehyde-3-phosphate dehydrogenase, translating into MTIKVGINGFGRIGRMAFRAIAKDFPELEVVAINDLLEPGYLAYMLKYDSVHGRFNGDIKVDGNNLVVNGKKIRLTAEKDPANLKWGEVGVDVVIESTGFFLTKETCQKHLDAGAKKVVQSAPSKDDTPMFVYGVNHEKYAGETIVSAASCTTNCLAPVAKVLHDKFGIKRGLMSTVHAATATQKTVDGPSSKDWRGGRGILENIIPSSTGAAKAVGKVIPELNKKLTGMAFRVPTSDVSVVDLTVELLKEATYEDICKAMKEASESGPLKGVLGYTDEKVVSTDFRGCSQPSIFDAEAGIQLDPTFVKVVSWYDNEYGYTCNMLRFVKHVASK; encoded by the coding sequence ATGACCATCAAAGTCGGTATCAACGGATTCGGCCGCATCGGCCGCATGGCCTTCCGCGCCATCGCCAAGGATTTTCCTGAGCTCGAAGTCGTCGCCATCAACGATCTGCTCGAACCCGGCTATCTCGCCTACATGTTGAAGTATGACTCCGTGCATGGCCGCTTCAACGGCGACATCAAGGTCGACGGCAACAACCTCGTCGTCAATGGCAAGAAGATCCGCCTGACTGCCGAGAAAGATCCTGCCAACCTCAAATGGGGCGAAGTCGGCGTCGATGTCGTGATCGAATCGACCGGCTTCTTCCTCACCAAGGAAACCTGCCAGAAGCACCTCGACGCGGGCGCCAAGAAAGTCGTCCAGTCGGCGCCGTCGAAGGACGACACGCCGATGTTCGTCTATGGTGTGAACCATGAAAAGTATGCCGGTGAGACCATCGTCTCGGCTGCCTCCTGCACCACCAACTGCCTGGCGCCGGTCGCCAAGGTGCTGCACGACAAGTTCGGCATCAAGCGCGGCCTGATGTCCACCGTGCATGCCGCCACCGCAACGCAGAAGACCGTCGATGGCCCGTCCTCGAAGGACTGGCGCGGTGGCCGCGGCATTCTGGAAAACATCATCCCGTCCTCGACCGGTGCCGCCAAGGCCGTCGGCAAGGTGATCCCGGAGCTCAACAAGAAGCTCACCGGCATGGCCTTCCGCGTACCGACCTCCGATGTCTCCGTGGTCGACCTGACCGTCGAGCTGCTCAAGGAAGCCACTTACGAAGACATCTGCAAGGCGATGAAGGAAGCCTCGGAATCCGGTCCGCTGAAGGGTGTGCTCGGCTACACCGACGAGAAGGTCGTCTCCACCGACTTCCGCGGTTGCAGCCAGCCCTCGATCTTCGATGCCGAAGCCGGTATCCAGCTCGATCCGACCTTCGTCAAGGTCGTGTCCTGGTATGACAACGAGTACGGCTACACCTGCAACATGCTGCGCTTCGTGAAGCACGTCGCCAGCAAGTAA
- a CDS encoding phosphoribulokinase, with protein MSVKHPIIAITGSSGAGTSTVTKSFQHVFRREKITAAIIEGDSFHKYDRKQMKEVAAEQAKKGNNHFSHFGPEANELELLEQLFKQYGETGTGKRRYYLHNHEEAAPWNQEPGTFTPWQDLPPSDLLFYEGLHGAVVTDKVNVAQHADLLVGVVPIINLEWIQKLIRDKGARGYSTEAVVDTILRRMPDYVNYITPQFSRTHVNFQRVPTVDTSNPFIAQDIPTPDESFVVIRFANPKGIDFPYLLSMIHDSFMSRPNVIVVPGGKMELAMQLIFTPMILRLMENKRRAMAI; from the coding sequence ATGTCGGTCAAGCACCCCATCATCGCCATCACCGGCTCGTCCGGCGCAGGCACGTCCACGGTGACGAAATCCTTCCAGCATGTTTTTCGCCGTGAAAAGATCACCGCCGCGATCATCGAGGGTGATTCCTTCCATAAATACGATCGCAAGCAGATGAAGGAAGTGGCCGCCGAGCAGGCCAAGAAGGGCAACAACCACTTCAGCCACTTCGGCCCCGAGGCCAACGAGCTCGAACTGCTCGAGCAGCTGTTCAAGCAATACGGCGAGACCGGCACCGGCAAGCGCCGCTACTACCTGCACAACCACGAGGAAGCTGCGCCCTGGAACCAGGAGCCGGGCACGTTCACGCCCTGGCAGGACCTGCCGCCCTCCGATCTGCTGTTTTACGAGGGCCTGCACGGCGCAGTGGTCACCGACAAGGTGAACGTCGCCCAGCATGCCGATCTCTTGGTCGGCGTGGTGCCGATCATCAACCTCGAATGGATCCAGAAGCTGATCCGCGACAAGGGGGCGCGCGGTTACTCGACCGAGGCGGTGGTGGACACGATCCTGCGCCGCATGCCCGACTATGTGAACTACATCACCCCGCAGTTCTCGCGCACGCATGTGAACTTCCAGCGCGTGCCGACCGTGGATACCTCGAACCCGTTCATCGCCCAGGATATCCCGACCCCGGACGAGAGCTTCGTCGTGATCCGCTTCGCCAACCCGAAGGGCATCGATTTCCCATATCTGCTGTCGATGATCCACGATTCCTTCATGTCGCGCCCCAACGTCATCGTCGTGCCGGGCGGCAAGATGGAACTGGCGATGCAGCTGATTTTCACGCCGATGATCCTGCGCCTGATGGAAAACAAGCGCCGCGCGATGGCGATCTGA
- the pyk gene encoding pyruvate kinase has translation MQRATKIVATLGPASTDAETIDRLVAAGIDIVRLNFSHGSLDDHRLRLERLHEATRRQGRTIAVMADLQGPKIRIGKFAGSKIVLKPGQHFILDAECTLGDSERVGLDYPELVDDVVPGDILLLDDGRIVMEVLSVQEAEIHCVVRQGGELSNNKGINKQGGGLSAPALTPKDMEDIQSAAGLQVDYVAVSFPKSGADLRLARKLLGKAGSQALVIAKIERREAIDNLDDILHACDGVMVARGDLAVEVGDAAVPALQKKIIRQARAMNKFAITATQMMESMIHSPVPTRAEVSDVANAVLDGTDAVMLSGETAAGAYPVETVQAMARICYEAEKSMDPAALDRHFLDLVFTRIDQSIAMAALFTAHHLKVKAIAALTQTGSTALWISRLNCNVPIYALTNDIRTRYKVAVYRGVYPLMTRYQGHDRDEQLFEAEEELIRAGAVEVGDLIVITCGEPIGQPGGTNTLKIIRVGEHRPA, from the coding sequence ATGCAACGTGCCACCAAAATCGTCGCGACACTCGGCCCGGCCTCGACCGATGCCGAGACGATCGACAGGCTGGTTGCTGCCGGTATCGACATCGTACGCCTCAACTTTTCGCACGGCAGCCTCGACGATCATCGTCTGAGACTCGAACGATTGCATGAAGCGACGCGCAGACAAGGCCGCACCATCGCGGTGATGGCCGACCTGCAAGGGCCGAAGATCCGCATCGGCAAGTTCGCCGGCAGCAAGATCGTGCTCAAGCCCGGCCAGCACTTCATTCTCGATGCGGAATGCACGCTGGGCGACTCTGAGCGCGTCGGCCTCGATTACCCTGAACTGGTCGACGATGTCGTGCCGGGCGACATCCTGCTGCTCGACGACGGTCGCATCGTCATGGAGGTCCTCTCGGTGCAGGAGGCGGAGATCCACTGCGTGGTGCGTCAGGGCGGCGAGTTGTCGAACAACAAGGGCATCAACAAGCAGGGCGGCGGACTGTCGGCGCCGGCGCTGACGCCCAAGGACATGGAAGACATCCAGAGCGCCGCGGGCTTGCAGGTCGATTACGTCGCCGTCTCGTTCCCCAAGAGCGGGGCCGATCTGCGGCTGGCGCGCAAGCTGCTCGGCAAGGCGGGCTCCCAGGCATTGGTGATCGCCAAAATCGAGCGTCGCGAGGCGATCGACAATCTCGACGACATCCTCCACGCCTGTGACGGCGTGATGGTGGCACGCGGCGATCTGGCCGTCGAAGTCGGCGATGCCGCCGTGCCGGCACTGCAGAAGAAGATCATCCGTCAGGCGCGGGCAATGAACAAGTTTGCCATCACCGCCACGCAGATGATGGAATCGATGATCCACTCACCGGTGCCGACGCGCGCCGAAGTGTCGGATGTCGCCAATGCGGTGCTCGACGGCACCGATGCGGTGATGCTCTCGGGCGAGACCGCCGCAGGCGCATATCCGGTCGAGACCGTGCAGGCGATGGCGCGCATCTGCTATGAAGCGGAGAAGTCGATGGACCCGGCCGCGCTCGATCGTCATTTCCTCGATCTGGTGTTCACCCGCATCGATCAGTCGATCGCGATGGCAGCCCTGTTCACCGCCCACCACCTGAAGGTCAAGGCGATCGCTGCGCTGACGCAGACCGGCTCCACTGCGCTGTGGATCTCCCGGCTCAACTGCAATGTACCGATCTATGCCTTGACGAACGACATCCGCACGCGTTACAAAGTCGCTGTCTATCGCGGCGTGTATCCCCTGATGACCCGTTACCAGGGGCATGATCGCGACGAACAACTGTTCGAGGCGGAGGAAGAGCTGATCCGTGCCGGCGCCGTCGAGGTCGGCGACCTGATCGTCATCACCTGTGGCGAACCGATCGGCCAGCCCGGTGGCACGAATACCCTGAAAATCATCCGGGTCGGCGAACACCGTCCCGCCTAG
- a CDS encoding phosphoglycerate kinase, giving the protein MAKFIRMTDLDLKNKRVFIRADLNVPVKDGKVTSDARITASLPTIEFALKAGARVMVTSHLGRPTEGEFKPEDSLAPVAEVMSAKLGKPVRLIQNWVDGGFEVAPGEVVLLENCRVNKGEKKNAEETAKKYAALCDIFVMDAFGTAHRAEASTYGIAQFAPVACAGILVAQELEALDKALANPARPMVAIVGGSKVSTKLTVLEALSEKVDQLVVGGGIANTFLAATGKNVGKSLCETDLIPTAKSLMEKMAKRGASIPIAVDVVVGKNFDANEPAVLKNADEVADDDMIFDIGPKSAQQLADIIMQAGTVVWNGPVGVFEFDQFGNGTKKLAEAIAATKAFTLAGGGDTIAAIQKYGIYDKVSYISTAGGAFLEYLEGKVLPAVEILEKRAQG; this is encoded by the coding sequence ATGGCCAAATTCATCCGCATGACCGACCTCGATCTCAAGAACAAGCGCGTCTTCATCCGCGCCGATCTGAACGTGCCCGTCAAGGACGGCAAGGTCACTTCCGACGCGCGCATCACCGCCTCGCTGCCGACCATCGAATTCGCGCTGAAGGCGGGCGCCCGGGTGATGGTGACCTCGCATCTGGGGCGGCCGACCGAAGGCGAATTCAAGCCGGAAGATTCGCTCGCGCCTGTAGCCGAGGTGATGTCTGCCAAGCTCGGCAAGCCGGTGCGCCTGATCCAGAACTGGGTCGATGGCGGCTTCGAGGTCGCACCCGGTGAAGTCGTGCTGCTGGAAAACTGCCGTGTTAACAAAGGCGAGAAGAAGAACGCCGAGGAGACGGCGAAGAAATACGCCGCCCTGTGCGACATCTTCGTCATGGATGCCTTCGGCACCGCGCATCGTGCCGAGGCCTCGACCTACGGCATCGCCCAGTTCGCGCCGGTGGCCTGCGCCGGCATCCTCGTCGCCCAGGAACTCGAAGCGCTCGACAAGGCGCTGGCCAACCCGGCGCGGCCGATGGTGGCGATCGTCGGTGGCTCGAAGGTCTCCACCAAGCTGACGGTCCTCGAAGCGCTGTCGGAAAAGGTCGACCAGCTCGTCGTCGGCGGCGGTATCGCCAACACCTTCCTGGCCGCGACTGGCAAGAACGTCGGCAAGTCATTGTGCGAGACGGATTTGATTCCCACCGCCAAGAGCCTGATGGAAAAGATGGCCAAGCGCGGCGCCTCGATTCCGATCGCCGTCGATGTCGTCGTCGGCAAGAACTTCGATGCCAACGAGCCGGCGGTGCTGAAGAACGCCGATGAAGTGGCGGATGACGACATGATCTTCGACATCGGCCCGAAGAGCGCCCAGCAGCTGGCCGACATCATCATGCAGGCGGGCACCGTGGTGTGGAATGGTCCGGTCGGCGTATTCGAGTTCGATCAGTTCGGCAACGGCACGAAGAAGCTCGCCGAGGCGATCGCCGCGACCAAGGCCTTTACGCTCGCCGGCGGCGGCGACACCATCGCCGCGATCCAGAAGTATGGGATTTACGACAAGGTGTCCTACATCTCCACCGCCGGCGGCGCCTTCCTCGAATATCTCGAGGGCAAGGTGTTGCCGGCCGTCGAGATCCTCGAAAAGCGCGCCCAAGGCTGA
- the fba gene encoding class II fructose-bisphosphate aldolase (catalyzes the reversible aldol condensation of dihydroxyacetonephosphate and glyceraldehyde 3-phosphate in the Calvin cycle, glycolysis, and/or gluconeogenesis): MPLVSMRQLLDHAAEHGYGLPAFNVNNLEQIQAIMEAAEETNSPVIMQGSAGARKYAGEAYLRKLIEAAIETHPDIPIVMHQDHGASPAICIQAIRSGFSSVMMDGSLMEDAKTPSTFQYNVEVTRKVVEMSHAIGVSVEGELGCLGSLETGQGEKEDGHGAEGKLSHDQLLTDPNEAAEFVKLTGVDALAIAIGTSHGAYKFTRPPTGAVLRIDRIKEIHAKLPNTHLVMHGSSSVPQDWLKIINENGGEMGATYGVPVEEIVEGIKNGVRKVNIDTDLRMASTGAIRRYLNTDRKNFDPRKYLAEARKAMKEICKARYEAFGCAGMASKIKAIPLEKMAERYKKGELTAVIK; the protein is encoded by the coding sequence ATGCCACTCGTATCGATGCGCCAACTACTGGACCATGCTGCCGAACACGGCTATGGCCTGCCCGCGTTCAACGTCAACAACCTCGAACAGATCCAGGCCATCATGGAGGCCGCCGAGGAAACCAACAGCCCGGTCATCATGCAGGGTTCGGCCGGCGCTCGCAAATATGCCGGCGAAGCTTACCTGCGCAAGCTCATCGAAGCCGCGATCGAAACCCATCCCGACATCCCGATCGTCATGCACCAGGACCACGGCGCGAGCCCAGCGATCTGCATCCAGGCGATCCGTTCCGGCTTCTCCAGCGTGATGATGGACGGCTCGCTGATGGAGGACGCGAAGACCCCTTCCACCTTCCAATACAACGTCGAGGTCACCCGCAAGGTGGTCGAGATGTCGCATGCCATCGGCGTTTCCGTCGAGGGTGAGCTGGGTTGCCTGGGCTCGCTGGAAACCGGTCAGGGCGAGAAGGAAGACGGCCACGGCGCCGAGGGCAAGCTCTCGCACGATCAATTGCTCACCGACCCGAACGAAGCCGCCGAGTTCGTCAAACTCACCGGCGTCGATGCGCTGGCGATCGCGATCGGCACCTCGCACGGTGCCTACAAATTCACCCGTCCGCCCACGGGCGCGGTGCTCAGGATCGACCGCATCAAGGAAATCCACGCCAAGCTGCCCAACACCCACCTGGTGATGCACGGCTCGTCGAGCGTACCGCAGGACTGGCTCAAGATCATCAACGAGAATGGCGGCGAAATGGGCGCGACCTACGGCGTGCCGGTCGAGGAAATCGTCGAGGGTATCAAGAACGGCGTGCGCAAGGTGAACATCGACACGGATCTCCGCATGGCCTCCACCGGCGCGATCCGCCGTTACCTGAATACCGACCGCAAGAACTTCGACCCGCGCAAATATCTCGCCGAAGCCAGAAAGGCGATGAAGGAAATCTGCAAGGCGCGTTACGAGGCGTTTGGTTGCGCCGGCATGGCGAGCAAGATCAAGGCGATCCCGCTCGAGAAGATGGCCGAGCGGTATAAGAAGGGTGAGCTGACCGCTGTCATCAAATAA
- the tkt gene encoding transketolase codes for MSATFSDFEPPVFNNLTSAIRALAMDAVEKAKSGHPGAPMGMAEIAEVLWNHHLKHNPANPKWANRDRFVLSNGHGSMLLYALLHLTGYDLTIEDIKQFRQLHSKTPGHPEYGYTPGVETTTGPLGQGITNAVGMAMAEKLLAAQFNKPGHEIVDHRTWVFLGDGCLMEGISHEACSLAGTWGLGKLTAFWDDNGISIDGHVEGWFTEDVCKRFEAYGWHVVRNVNGHDPEAIHRAIEEAKSVTDKPSFIQCKTIIGAGSPNKAGTHDVHGAPLGEAEIAAARPHIGWNFPPFEIPQEVYEAWDARKKGAVLEADWNRKFEHYAKAYPAEAAEFKRRMAGELPANWPEIVRQAIEAINAKAETVATRKASQIAINALAPALPEFVGGSADLTGSNLTNWTGCKHVFQKEPGNYISYGVREFGMAHIMNGMALHGGILPFGGTFLMFSEYMRNAIRMSALMKQRVIYVFTHDSIGLGEDGPTHQPIEQIATLRLIPNMDVWRPCDTVETIVAWTQAVEKRNGPTALCLSRQNLPFIKRDAATIANIAKGGYVLSPAKGNARAVIIATGSEVDLALKAQETLAQQEIQVTVVSMPNTNAFDRQDQAYKDSVLPKGLPKIVVEAGVTDGWWKYIGGEGAVIGIDRFGESAPAGVLFKEFGFTVANVVKAVEQFI; via the coding sequence ATGTCTGCAACCTTCAGCGATTTCGAACCCCCTGTCTTCAACAACCTCACCAGCGCGATCCGCGCACTGGCCATGGATGCCGTCGAAAAGGCCAAGTCGGGCCATCCCGGCGCGCCGATGGGCATGGCCGAGATTGCCGAGGTGTTGTGGAACCATCATCTCAAGCACAACCCGGCCAATCCCAAATGGGCCAACCGCGACCGTTTCGTGCTCTCGAACGGCCACGGCTCGATGCTGCTCTATGCCCTACTGCACCTGACCGGCTATGACCTGACGATCGAGGACATCAAGCAGTTCCGCCAGCTGCACAGCAAGACGCCGGGTCATCCGGAATACGGCTATACGCCGGGTGTCGAGACCACCACCGGCCCGCTGGGGCAGGGCATCACCAACGCCGTCGGCATGGCGATGGCCGAAAAGTTGCTGGCTGCCCAGTTCAACAAGCCGGGGCATGAGATCGTCGATCACCGCACCTGGGTGTTCCTCGGCGACGGCTGTTTGATGGAAGGCATCTCTCACGAGGCCTGTTCACTCGCCGGCACGTGGGGTCTGGGCAAGCTGACCGCCTTCTGGGACGACAACGGCATCTCGATCGACGGCCATGTCGAGGGCTGGTTCACCGAGGATGTCTGCAAGCGCTTCGAGGCCTATGGCTGGCACGTGGTGCGTAACGTCAATGGCCACGATCCCGAGGCGATCCACCGGGCGATCGAGGAAGCGAAGAGCGTCACCGACAAACCCAGCTTCATCCAGTGCAAGACCATCATCGGCGCGGGTTCACCCAACAAGGCCGGCACGCATGACGTGCATGGTGCACCCTTGGGCGAGGCCGAAATCGCCGCCGCACGCCCGCACATCGGCTGGAACTTCCCGCCGTTCGAAATCCCCCAGGAAGTCTATGAAGCGTGGGATGCGAGGAAAAAGGGCGCGGTGCTGGAAGCTGACTGGAACCGCAAATTCGAGCACTATGCCAAGGCGTATCCCGCCGAGGCTGCCGAATTCAAGCGCCGCATGGCCGGCGAGCTGCCCGCCAACTGGCCAGAGATCGTGCGGCAGGCCATCGAGGCGATCAACGCCAAGGCCGAGACCGTCGCCACGCGCAAGGCGAGCCAGATCGCGATCAATGCCCTGGCACCCGCGCTCCCCGAATTCGTCGGCGGCTCGGCCGACCTCACCGGCTCGAACCTGACCAACTGGACGGGCTGCAAGCACGTCTTCCAGAAGGAGCCGGGCAATTACATTTCCTACGGCGTGCGCGAGTTCGGCATGGCGCACATCATGAACGGCATGGCGCTGCACGGCGGCATCCTGCCCTTCGGCGGCACCTTCCTGATGTTCTCCGAATACATGCGCAACGCCATCCGCATGTCGGCGCTGATGAAGCAGCGTGTGATCTATGTGTTCACGCACGACTCGATCGGTCTCGGCGAAGACGGCCCGACGCACCAGCCGATCGAGCAGATCGCCACGCTGCGCCTGATCCCGAACATGGATGTCTGGCGGCCGTGCGATACCGTCGAGACCATCGTCGCCTGGACCCAGGCGGTCGAGAAGCGCAACGGCCCCACTGCACTTTGCCTGTCGCGCCAGAACCTGCCGTTCATCAAGCGTGATGCCGCGACGATCGCCAACATCGCCAAGGGGGGTTATGTGCTGTCGCCGGCCAAGGGCAATGCGCGCGCGGTGATCATTGCCACCGGCTCCGAAGTCGATCTGGCACTGAAGGCGCAGGAGACGCTCGCCCAGCAGGAAATCCAAGTCACCGTCGTCTCGATGCCGAACACCAATGCCTTCGACCGCCAGGACCAGGCTTACAAAGACAGCGTGCTCCCCAAGGGGCTGCCGAAGATCGTCGTCGAAGCCGGCGTCACCGATGGCTGGTGGAAATACATCGGCGGCGAAGGCGCGGTGATCGGCATCGACCGTTTCGGCGAATCCGCCCCGGCCGGCGTGCTGTTCAAGGAGTTCGGCTTCACCGTCGCGAACGTCGTGAAGGCCGTCGAGCAATTCATTTGA